The following proteins come from a genomic window of Larimichthys crocea isolate SSNF chromosome III, L_crocea_2.0, whole genome shotgun sequence:
- the mapk4 gene encoding mitogen-activated protein kinase 4, with the protein MARQDTPLFLHGFDLGGHFADLRPLGAGVTGLVLSAVDQRTGQRVAIKKLVMRDTVTVKHALREVKITRRLHHENVVRVHEVLAPYGRPLPRDPTQLSALYIVQECMETDLARLLEQGPLHTGHATLLFYQLLRGLKFIHSANVLHRDLKPANIFINTDQLLLKIGDFGLARIVDPHYSHKGYLSEGLVTKWYCSPRLLLSPNNYTKAIDMWAAGCILAEMLTGRMLFAGAHELEQMQLILNTVPVLREEDRQDLLQVMPSYVSHGWRVKKPFSELLPEMDSQAVDFLERILTFNPMDRLTAEAALSHPFLQQYSCPEDEPTSLHPFRIEDELEDSLITEQSLSNSNSQASSIHWERYENSISTDVSWQQSAGMCRCMPSGYNTSDLEDATEDEEVQRDPRASSTSLLEEAQVDPRKYSHSSSAERFLENSPSSLERVCGLAYGELDCGRSCDYKVGSPSYLDKIAWREGKPQHYSEPKLILDLSHWKRNTNSIPVPAEPIGGSVEDLEETKEEEAEPEETGDLFQEISRWVESTQSRLHSPSPSPSPSLEPRSPSRYTSSPPLPLSPTDLPTPVFHYTKVLQQPSAEYEEDRLSPLPPVTSSSNSLPSLNPSSPTSMLFPQSPPISPLFPPQESQPLSSTSSISQPVNENSLQSLPVKQKERLFDLDVFISRALKLCRQNKEKADVKKGKEGGWKEESKQPNVNRKVPRLPEHRTPPPQTPNS; encoded by the exons ATGGCCAGACAAGAcactcctctcttcctccatggCTTCGATCTGGGCGGCCACTTTGCTGACCTCCGGCCTCTTGGTGCGGGTGTTACAGGCCTAGTCCTGTCAGCTGTGGACCAGCGCACAGGACAGCGAGTGGCAATTAAAAAGCTGGTGATGCGTgacactgtgactgtgaaacACGCTCTGCGGGAGGTCAAGATAACACGACGGCTGCATCATGAAAACGTGGTGAGGGTTCATGAGGTTTTGGCACCGTACGGACGACCGCTGCCCAGAGACCCGACCCAGCTGAGTGCCCTATACATCGTCCAGGAGTGCATGGAGACCGATCTGGCTCGGCTGCTGGAACAAGGACCACTACACACAg GTCATGCTACTCTGCTGTTCTACCAGCTGCTGAGGGGACTAAAGTTCATCCACTCTGCTAACGTCCTGCACAGAGATCTGAAGCCTGCCAACATATTCATCAACACGGACCAACTGCTGCTCAAGATTGGAGACTTCGGGCTGGCTAGGATAGTAGACCCTCACTATTCTCATAAG GGCTATCTGTCAGAGGGTCTGGTAACTAAGTGGTATTGTTCCCCACGTCTGCTCCTGTCCCCCAACAACTATACCAAGGCCATAGACATGTGGGCCGCTGGCTGTATACTGGCTGAGATGCTCACTGGACGCATGCTGTTTGCAG GAGCTCATGAGCTGGAGCAGATGCAGCTGATTCTCAACACGGTGCCAGtgctgagagaggaggacaggcaGGACCTGCTACAG GTGATGCCTTCATATGTCAGTCATGGATGGAGAGTCAAGAAACCGTTCTCTGAATTGCTGCCTGAAATGGATTCTCAGG ctGTGGACTTCCTTGAGCGTATCTTGACCTTTAACCCCATGGATCGGCTGACAGCTGAAGCAGCGCTGTCCCATCCTTTCCTCCAGCAGTACTCCtgtccagaggatgaacccacCTCGTTGCATCCGTTCCGCATCGAGGACGAACTAGAGGACAGCCTGATCACCGAGCAGAGCctcagcaacagcaacagtcaAGCCTCCAGCATCCACTGGGAGAG GTACGAGAACAGTATATCAACAGATGTGTCCTGGCAGCAGTCAGCTGGGATGTGTCGCTGCATGCCATCAGGCTACAATACCTCTGATCTGGAAGACGCTacagaggacgaggaggtgcAGAGAGACCCCCGAGCCAGTTCCACCTCACTGTTAGAGGAGGCCCAG GTCGACCCACGAAAATATTCCCACAGTAGCTCAGCTGAACGTTTCCTGGAAAACTCCCCTTCCTCTCTGGAACGGGTCTGTGGTTTGGCGTATGGCGAACTGGACTGTGGCCGCTCCTGTGACTACAAAGTAGGCTCTCCTTCATATCTGGATAAAATTGCCTGGAGAGAGGGCAAGCCTCAACACTACTCAGAGCCTAAGCTGATCCTGGATTTGTCTCATTGGAAGCGTAACACTAACAGCATCCCTGTGCCTGCTGAGCCCATTGGAGGCAGCGTGGAGGAcctggaagagacaaaagaggaggaagcagaacCAGAGGAGACAGGGGATTTATTCCAAGAGATCTCCCGCTGGGTGGAGAGTACCCAGTCTCGTCTGCACTCGCCCAGTCCCAGTCCCAGTCCTTCTTTGGAGCCACGCTCACCCTCCCGCTACACCtcatctccccctctccctctctctccaacTGACCTCCCAACTCCAGTCTTCCACTACACAAAAGTTTTGCAGCAACCATCAGCTGAATATGAAGAAGACAGACTAAGCCCACTCCCACCTGTCACTTCATCCTCTAATTCCCTTCCCTCACTTAATCCCTCATCTCCCACCTCTATGCTTTTCCCTCAGTCTCCCCCCATATCACCTCTTTTTCCTCCCCAAGAATCTCAGCCTCTTTCCTCTACTTCCTCCATTTCCCAGCCAGTAAACGAGAACTCCTtgcagtcacttcctgttaagCAAAAAGAGCGGCTGTTTGATCTGGACGTGTTCATATCCCGAGCACTGAAACTGTGCAGGCAGAATAAGGAGAAAGCTGACGtgaagaaagggaaagagggagggtggAAGGAAGAAAGCAAGCAGCCGAACGTCAACCGAAAGGTGCCCAGGCTTCCAGAGCACAGGACTCCTCCACCACAGACTCCAAACTCATGA
- the mpeg1.1 gene encoding macrophage expressed 1, tandem duplicate 1, with protein sequence MKVTMIFVALFLLHVCSSVPVSHRTNWLRQCRASTNLSITALEVLPGGGWDNLRNMDLGRVMNLSYFQCQTTEDGLYLIPDEVFVIPQKETGIETNSEIISSWLEQKSSTSHTINSDISFFSMLNGKFSTENQRMKTHQVKDSSTTTRVQVRNFIYTVKAYPDFTLDTRFAQQAKDIADAIENNQTRHADYLSEKMVLDYGTHVITSVDAGATLVQEDYLRSTYVSDSQSQSSSITAQAGLNFFDKLKFDISSTNTQQSSSLQTYQSNIQYSLIQSHGGGTPFYPGITLQKWQESTRNNLVAIDRSGFPLHYFINANTIPDLPQPTISKVALRLNQAIERYYKVNTRPGCVDINSKNFNFQANIDDSSCEGPATNLSFGGVYQVCVQLSSDAGPLCDALAQKNPETGDFSCRPPYSPTLLRSEIRQQSYTTYDCHYETYDCGLFGLFHCHRQVCQHNYHVRSARINTYWCSVNDGEAPDNSGYLFGGLYSPSLLNPLTNAKSCPQNFIPIKFLSDGQMICVSKDYETATRFSVPFGGLFSCQSSNPLARSQRRCPPKFSQHLAAVSDGCEILYCVQSGLFTGGQLLPIHLPPFTKPPLVSMQSTNTVMVMTEGEKSWVRVGQTKAWKLANLEEIREIVHKLNPEAGQMSGGEKAGVAFGVMGMIAVVVIVAVVLLKRRRRLGGFMRARGYEEIRGELEEGERETQQDEA encoded by the exons ATGAAGGTAACAATGATCTTCGTGGCTCTCTTTCTACTTCACGTCTGCTCTTCAGTCCCTGTCAGCCACCGCACAAATTGGCTCAGACAATGTCGTGCCTCCACCAACCTCTCCATCACAGCACTGGAGGTGCTGCCAGGCGGAGGCTGGGACAACCTTCGGAACATGGACCTGGGTCGAGTCATGAACCTCAGCTACTTCCAGTGCCAGACCACTGAGGACGGGCTCTACCTCATcccagatgaagtgtttgtcatCCCCCAAAAGGAGACAGGCATAGAGACAAACTCAGAGATAATCAGTTCCTGGCTGGAGCAGAAAAGCTCTACATCTCATACCATAAATTCAGACATATCCTTTTTCTCGATGCTGAATGGAAAATTTTCTACGGAGAACCAGAGGATGAAAACCCATCAAGTCAAAGACTCTTCAACTACAACCAGAGTGCAA GTTCGTAACTTCATCTACACAGTTAAGGCTTATCCGGACTTCACTCTGGACACACGGTTTGCTCAACAAGCCAAAGACATAGCTGATGCAATTGAAAACAACCAAACACGGCACGCAGACTATCTCTCGGAGAAGATGGTGTTGGACTATGGAACCCATGTCATCACTAGTGTCGATGCCGGGGCTACTTTGGTGCAAGAAGACTACCTCCGTTCTACATATGTGTCAGACAGTCAGTCGCAAAGTTCCTCTATCACAGCACAGGCAGGCTTAAACTTTTTTGACAAACTCAAGTTTGACATTAGCAGTACAAATACTCAACAGAGCTCATCACTTCAGACATATCAGTCCAATATTCAGTACTCTCTTATCCAAAGCCATGGTGGTGGCACACCTTTCTATCCTGGCATCACTCTGCAGAAGTGGCAGGAAAGTACCAGGAACAACCTTGTAGCTATTGATCGGTCAGGATTTCCCTTGCATTACTTTATAAATGCCAACACAATCCCTGATTTGCCACAGCCTACAATTAGCAAAGTGGCTCTTAGACTGAATCAGGCCATAGAAAGATACTACAAGGTCAACACACGACCTGGTTGTGTCGACATCAACTCCAAGAACTTTAACTTCCAAGCCAACATTGATGATTCATCCTGTGAGGGCCCCGCTACAAACCTCAGTTTTGGTGGTGTCTACCAAGTCTGTGTTCAGCTTAGCTCAGATGCAGGTCCACTGTGTGATGCCCTGGCCCAGAAAAACCCTGAGACAGGTGACTTCTCCTGTCGTCCGCCGTACTCCCCCACTTTACTGAGATCAGAAATTAGACAGCAAAGTTACACTACGTACGATTGCCATTACGAAACCTATGACTGTGGGTTATTTGGCCTTTTCCATTGCCATCGTCAAGTGTGTCAGCACAACTACCACGTTCGCTCTGCTCGCATCAATACCTATTGGTGCTCAGTAAATGACGGAGAGGCCCCAGACAACTCAGGGTATCTGTTTGGAGGCCTATATAGTCCTTCTCTCCTGAACCCCCTCACCAATGCCAAAAGCTGCCCCCAAAATTTCATTCCAATAAAGTTTCTCTCAGATGGCCAAATGATCTGCGTGAGTAAAGACTATGAAACTGCCACCAGATTCTCAGTACCATTCGGAGGTCTCTTCAGTTGTCAGTCAAGCAACCCACTGGCTAGGTCACAACGTCGCTGCCCTCCCAAGTTCAGTCAGCATCTTGCTGCAGTGAGTGACGGCTGTGAAATTCTTTACTGTGTCCAGTCAGGACTGTTCACAGGTGGGCAGCTGCTTCCAATCCATCTGCCTCCTTTCACTAAACCTCCACTTGTCAGCATGCAATCCACAAACACAGTTATGGTGATGACTGAGGGAGAAAAGAGCTGGGTCAGAGTGGGACAGACCAAGGCATGGAAACTAGCCAATCTAGAGGAAATTAGGGAAATTGTTCACAAACTTAACCCAGAAGCAGGTCAGATGTCTGGGGGAGAAAAGGCAGGGGTAGCCTTTGGGGTGATGGGTATGATAGCAGTGGTGGTCATAGTGGCCGTAGTCCTGctaaagagaaggaggaggctgGGTGGGTTTATGAGAGCAAGAGGCTACGAAGAAATACGTGGAGAGCttgaagaaggagagagggaaacgCAACAAGATGAggcttga
- the LOC104919275 gene encoding protamine-like protein, whose product MSSPAAALPVAAPAKSPIKRARPQKKKNAGPTLRDQIMQILFGSNQRGGVSLPALKKSLKAGGYDVDKKKAILLLTLKRLVAKNTVVQTKGSYKANKKPPTPRKKVVKKKPKAKKVKKVKKAAGAATPRKSPKKKRKPKSPKKAKTPAAAKKPKAVKKAKSPKKAKRSTRTRAAAKK is encoded by the coding sequence ATGTCTTCACCTGCGGCTGCTTTGCCCGTGGCAGCTCCAGCCAAATCTCCCATAAAGAGAGCGAGGcctcagaagaagaagaatgctgGTCCAACATTGAGAGACCAGATAATGCAGATACTATTTGGATCCAACCAGCGCGGTGGCGTGTCCCTGCCAGCCCTGAAGAAGTCGTTGAAGGCCGGAGGATACGACGTGGACAAGAAAAAAGCCATACTCCTCCTCACCCTCAAACGCTTGGTGGCCAAAAATACTGTGGTCCAAACCAAAGGCTCCTACAAGGCGAACAAGAAGCCCCCAACACCTCGAAAGAAGGTGGTGAAAAAGAAGCCCAAAGCGAAAAAGGTCAAGAAAGTCAAGAAAGCTGCAGGTGCCGCTACACCCAGGAAGTCACccaagaaaaagaggaagccAAAGAGTCCTAAGAAGGCCAAGACGCCCGCAGCGGCCAAGAAGCCAAAGGCGGTAAAGAAGGCAAAGAGTCCTAAGAAGGCCAAACGCAGCACCAGGACCAGAGCTGCTGCCAAGAAGTGA
- the prf1.5 gene encoding perforin 1.5 has translation MQAAGYQQSNFVLFTLTSVVMLEVCRVQGCRTGSWSECEKAPFVPGHNLAGEGFDVVRMRRTGAYVINVKGHTADNHTCTLCPNRFQQGQIQKLPAAVLDWRPFSRCSKQLSSALHHSVDSLLRSSNSLVNNNWGLGLSLENIGNGVLGGSRSDLAKFARSQHSVDKATFAIHEISCTYYSYRLADHPQLSAEFTKHLKRLPQTFNSSQDRALYRRLIDTYGTHYIHQVQLGGKVRRITAFRTCLATLKGFSESDVKNCLNVELKMALGFLPGNASFSNKCGNLLKGNMSMGFYQGFMTHKIEIIGGERYFPDIVYQQDPSEAYHSWMNSLHNNPDVVSYGIFPLHHLVDDPQVSANLKSTVTQYIKENQLKEDQFGFKNCSPTPNLDHNCCPLRAGRGTLRLVIHRAAGLRADTFTKTDAYVKIFYNDIYEETETVMDDNDPVWNVTYGFGSVELGQQLRFEVWDRDVLYNDVAGRCVVFPERGTHSLSCQLNKGVLYFTYTVKCDAHLTGFRCGRYSPNAE, from the exons ATGCAAGCTGCAGGATACCAACAGAGCAACTTTGTCCTGTTTACACTGACTTCAGTGGTCATGTTGGAAGTCTGCAGGGTTCAGGGCTGTCGGACTGGCTCATGGTCAGAGTGTGAGAAAGCCCCTTTTGTCCCAGGCCACAACCTGGCAGGAGAGGGTTTTGATGTGGTTCGAATGCGTCGAACAGGGGCGTATGTCATCAACGTCAAAGGTCATACAGCTGACAACCACACCTGCACATTGTGTCCAAACCGCTTCCAACAAGGACAG attCAGAAGCTCCCTGCAGCAGTGCTCGACTGGCGTCCCTTCAGCCGCTGCAGTAAGCAGCTTTCCAGTGCCCTCCACCACTCTGTGGACTCCCTGCTGCGCAGCTCCAACTCCCTGGTTAACAACAACTGGGGACTGGGTCTAAGTTTAGAGAATATTGGCAATGGGGTGCTGGGAGGAAGCCGCTCAGACTTGGCAAAGTTTGCCCGTTCACAGCACAGCGTGGATAAGGCCACTTTTGCCATACATGAAATCAGCTGCACCTACTACAG ctACAGGCTGGCTGATCATCCCCAGCTGAGTGCAGAGTTCACGAAGCATTTGAAGAGACTCCCACAGACTTTTAATTCGAGCCAGGACAGAGCTCTATATAGGCGGCTGATAGACACCTATGGAACGCACTACATACATCAG GTCCAGCTTGGTGGTAAGGTGAGGCGAATCACCGCCTTCAGGACCTGCCTGGCTACACTGAAGGGTTTTTCTGAGTCTGACGTCAAAAACTGCCTGAATGTTGAACTCAAAATGGCTCTTGGTTTCCTCCCTGGCAATGCATCCTTCTCCAACAAGTGTGGCAACCTCCTGAAGGGTAACATGAGCATGGGCTTCTACCAAGGCTTCATGACCCATAAGATCGAAATTATCGGAGGGGAGAGGTACTTTCCCGACATCGTCTACCAGCAGGACCCATCTGAAGCGTACCACAGCTGGATGAATAGCCTCCACAATAACCCTGATGTGGTCTCTTATGGGATCTTCCCTCTGCACCATCTGGTTGATGACCCACAGGTTAGTGCTAACCTGAAAAGCACTGTCACACAGTATATTAAAGAGAACCAGCTAAAGGAGGACCAGTTTGGTTTCAAGAACTGCTCCCCGACTCCAAACCTGGACCATAACTGCTGTCCCCTACGAGCTGGCAGAGGAACTCTCAGACTGGTGATCCACAGAGCTGCAGGTCTGAGGGCAGACACCTTCACAAAAACGGACGCCTACGTGAAGATCTTCTACAACGACATTTACGAGGAGACGGAGACGGTGATGGACGACAATGACCCAGTGTGGAATGTGACGTATGGATTTGGATCAGTGGAACTGGGTCAGCAGTTGAGGTTTGAAGTCTGGGATAGAGATGTGCTTTACAACGACGTAGCAGGTAGATGTGTCGTCTTCCCTGAGCGAGGAACTCACTCCCTAAGCTGTCAGCTGAACAAAGGCGTTCTCTACTTCACCTACACCGTCAAATGCGATGCTCATCTGACGGGCTTCAGGTGTGGTCGATACTCCCCCAATGCCGAGTAG
- the tspan36 gene encoding tetraspanin 36, whose product MDCGIFTSKSVLLFLSLVFWAAGAALAYVGAYVIKSYDNFEHFVQDKYTLIPAAIIIGVSVVMFIFGLVGCCATLRESKVGLSFFFLIIMLIFAAEVAALVFSFIYQGKIKEDLGRSMNDVFMKYDGQDAETKAVDYLQTQLQCCGIRNYTSWSNTTWFSSHNNTVPLTCCKNTTSTQCTGRLDQLDLLNTEGCEDKLVNLLQGVLGYAMLVILGFAIIKFFGMLSVCVITCQTGNRRSGYQPLYA is encoded by the exons ATGGACTGCGGAATTTTCACGTCCAAGtccgtcctcctcttcctcagcttGGTGTTTTGG gCTGCAGGAGCAGCGTTGGCCTACGTTGGTGCCTATGTTATCAAGAGCTATGACAACTTTGAACATTTCGTTCAGGACAAATACACACTGATCCCAGCGGCAATCATCATCGGCGTCAGCGTGGTGATGTTCATTTTTGGTCTGGTGGGATGCTGCGCCACACTGCGGGAGTCCAAAGTCGGCCTTAGCTTt tTCTTTCTGATCATCATGTTGATCTTTGCAGCTGAAGTGGCTGCTTTGGTATTTAGCTTCATCTACCAAGGCAAG ATAAAGGAGGACCTGGGGCGCTCTATGAATGACGTCTTCATGAAGTATGATGGGCAGGACGCCGAGACCAAAGCTGTGGACTACCTGCAGACTCAG TTGCAGTGCTGTGGTATCAGAAATTACACCAGCTGGTCCAACACGACCTGGTTTAGCAGCCACAACAACACAGTCCCTCTGACCTGCTGTAAAAACACGACCTCCACACAGTGCACCGGCAGACTGGATCAACTGGATCTGCTCAACACAGAG GGTTGCGAGGACAAGCTGGTTAACCTCCTACAGGGTGTGTTGGGTTACGCCATGCTTGTCATTCTTGGCTTCGCCATCATCAAG TTCTTTGGGATGCTGAGTGTATGTGTGATCACCTGTCAAACCGGCAACCGGAGGAGTGGCTACCAGCCTCTCTATGCCTGA